One Chionomys nivalis chromosome 23 unlocalized genomic scaffold, mChiNiv1.1 SUPER_23_unloc_1, whole genome shotgun sequence genomic window carries:
- the Dbp gene encoding D site-binding protein isoform X1 yields MARPLSDRTPGPLLLGGPAGAPPCGGALLGLRSLLQGTSKPKEPASCLLKEKERKATLPSAPVPAPGLETAGPADAPTGAVGGGGSPRGRSGPAAGPSLFAPLLWERTLPFGDVEYVDLDAFLLEHGLPPSPPPPGALSPVPSPARTPAPSPGPGSCGSSSPRSSPGHAPARATLGAAGGHRAGLTSRDTPSPVDPDSVEVLMTFEPDPADLALSSIPGHETFDPRRHRFSEEELKPQPIMKKARKVQVPEEQKDEKYWSRRYKNNEAAKRSRDARRLKENQISVRAAFLEKENALLRQEVVAVRQELSHYRAVLSRYQAQHGTL; encoded by the exons ATGGCGCGGCCTCTGAGCGACAGGACCCCGGGCCCCCTGCTATTGGGAGGCCCGGCCGGGGCCCCCCCTTGCGGGGGAGCGTTGCTTGGGCTGCGGAGCCTTCTGCAGGGGACCAGCAAGCCCAAAGAGCCGGCCAGCT GTCTCCTGAAGGAAAAGGAGCGGAAGGCGACTCTGCCCTCAGCTCCCGTTCCGGCACCGGGCCTGGAAACGGCTGGCCCAGCCGATGCCCCGACTGGGGCGGTTGGTGGCGGTGGGTCCCCGCGGGGGCGCTCAGGGCCGGCGGCTGGCCCGAGTCTTTTTGCGCCGCTGCTGTGGGAACGCACTTTGCCTTTCGGCGACGTGGAGTACGTGGACCTGGACGCCTTCCTGCTGGAGCACGGGCTCCCGCCGAGCCCGCCGCCCCCCGGGGCCCTGTCGCCGGTACCCTCTCCGGCACGCACGCCCGCGCCCTCCCCGGGGCCCGGCTCTTGCGGCTCCTCTTCCCCCCGCTCGTCGCCGGGGCACGCCCCCGCGCGGGCTACGCTGGGAGCCGCCGGCGGCCACCGCGCAG GCTTGACCTCCAGGGACACACCCAGTCCTGTGGACCCAGACTCCGTGGAGGTGCTAATGACCTTTGAACCTGATCCAGCTGACCTTGCCCTGTCAAGCATTCCAGGCCATGAGACTTTTGACCCTCGGAGACACCGCTTCTCAGAGGAGGAACTGAAGCCTCAGCCAATCATGAAGAAGGCAAGGAAAGTCCAGGTGCCTGAGGAACAGAAG GATGAGAAGTATTGGAGCCGGAGGTACAAGAACAATGAGGCAGCCAAGAGGTCTCGAGATGCACGAAGACTCAAAGAGAACCAGATATCGGTGCGGGCAGCTTTCCTGGAGAAGGAGAATGCCCTGTTGCggcaggaggtggtggcagtgcGGCAGGAGCTGTCCCATTACCGCGCTGTCCTCTCGCGCTACCAGGCCCAGCACGGGACACTGTGA
- the Dbp gene encoding D site-binding protein isoform X3 produces the protein MARPLSDRTPGPLLLGGPAGAPPCGGALLGLRSLLQGTSKPKEPASCLTSRDTPSPVDPDSVEVLMTFEPDPADLALSSIPGHETFDPRRHRFSEEELKPQPIMKKARKVQVPEEQKDEKYWSRRYKNNEAAKRSRDARRLKENQISVRAAFLEKENALLRQEVVAVRQELSHYRAVLSRYQAQHGTL, from the exons ATGGCGCGGCCTCTGAGCGACAGGACCCCGGGCCCCCTGCTATTGGGAGGCCCGGCCGGGGCCCCCCCTTGCGGGGGAGCGTTGCTTGGGCTGCGGAGCCTTCTGCAGGGGACCAGCAAGCCCAAAGAGCCGGCCAGCT GCTTGACCTCCAGGGACACACCCAGTCCTGTGGACCCAGACTCCGTGGAGGTGCTAATGACCTTTGAACCTGATCCAGCTGACCTTGCCCTGTCAAGCATTCCAGGCCATGAGACTTTTGACCCTCGGAGACACCGCTTCTCAGAGGAGGAACTGAAGCCTCAGCCAATCATGAAGAAGGCAAGGAAAGTCCAGGTGCCTGAGGAACAGAAG GATGAGAAGTATTGGAGCCGGAGGTACAAGAACAATGAGGCAGCCAAGAGGTCTCGAGATGCACGAAGACTCAAAGAGAACCAGATATCGGTGCGGGCAGCTTTCCTGGAGAAGGAGAATGCCCTGTTGCggcaggaggtggtggcagtgcGGCAGGAGCTGTCCCATTACCGCGCTGTCCTCTCGCGCTACCAGGCCCAGCACGGGACACTGTGA
- the Dbp gene encoding D site-binding protein isoform X4 → MWDAWVHLSLIRPPGKTLLHIPAPRLTSRDTPSPVDPDSVEVLMTFEPDPADLALSSIPGHETFDPRRHRFSEEELKPQPIMKKARKVQVPEEQKDEKYWSRRYKNNEAAKRSRDARRLKENQISVRAAFLEKENALLRQEVVAVRQELSHYRAVLSRYQAQHGTL, encoded by the exons ATGTGGGACGCCTGGGTACACCTGTCCCTGATCCGACCTCCAGGCAAAACACTGCTGCACATTCCCGCGCCAC GCTTGACCTCCAGGGACACACCCAGTCCTGTGGACCCAGACTCCGTGGAGGTGCTAATGACCTTTGAACCTGATCCAGCTGACCTTGCCCTGTCAAGCATTCCAGGCCATGAGACTTTTGACCCTCGGAGACACCGCTTCTCAGAGGAGGAACTGAAGCCTCAGCCAATCATGAAGAAGGCAAGGAAAGTCCAGGTGCCTGAGGAACAGAAG GATGAGAAGTATTGGAGCCGGAGGTACAAGAACAATGAGGCAGCCAAGAGGTCTCGAGATGCACGAAGACTCAAAGAGAACCAGATATCGGTGCGGGCAGCTTTCCTGGAGAAGGAGAATGCCCTGTTGCggcaggaggtggtggcagtgcGGCAGGAGCTGTCCCATTACCGCGCTGTCCTCTCGCGCTACCAGGCCCAGCACGGGACACTGTGA
- the Dbp gene encoding D site-binding protein isoform X2, whose amino-acid sequence MTFEPDPADLALSSIPGHETFDPRRHRFSEEELKPQPIMKKARKVQVPEEQKDEKYWSRRYKNNEAAKRSRDARRLKENQISVRAAFLEKENALLRQEVVAVRQELSHYRAVLSRYQAQHGTL is encoded by the exons ATGACCTTTGAACCTGATCCAGCTGACCTTGCCCTGTCAAGCATTCCAGGCCATGAGACTTTTGACCCTCGGAGACACCGCTTCTCAGAGGAGGAACTGAAGCCTCAGCCAATCATGAAGAAGGCAAGGAAAGTCCAGGTGCCTGAGGAACAGAAG GATGAGAAGTATTGGAGCCGGAGGTACAAGAACAATGAGGCAGCCAAGAGGTCTCGAGATGCACGAAGACTCAAAGAGAACCAGATATCGGTGCGGGCAGCTTTCCTGGAGAAGGAGAATGCCCTGTTGCggcaggaggtggtggcagtgcGGCAGGAGCTGTCCCATTACCGCGCTGTCCTCTCGCGCTACCAGGCCCAGCACGGGACACTGTGA
- the Sphk2 gene encoding sphingosine kinase 2 isoform X3 — translation MAPPPALPLASSTPILHGEFGSYPAHGPRFALTLTVQALHIQRLRPKPEARPRNGLVPLSEVSGCGTLQSRSPSDTAAYFCVYTYPRCRRRGRCRAIRTFRADGAATYEENRAEAQRWATALMCLLRGVPLSGEQEITPELLPRRPRLLILVNPFGGRGLAWQRCMDHVVPMISEAGLSFNLIQTERQNHARELVQGLSLSEWEGIVTVSGDGLLYEVLNGLLDRPDWKDAVRMPIGVLPCGSGNALAGAVNHHGGFEPAVGVDLLLNCSLLLCRGGSKPLDLLSVTLASGSRCFSFLSVAWGFLSDVDIHSERFRALGSARFTLGAVLGLATLHTYRGRLSYLPAATEPALPIPGHSLPRAKSELVLAPAPAPAATHSPLHRSVSDLPLPLPQPALTSPGSPEPLPGLSLNGGGPELTGDWGGAGDAPLSPDPLLPSPPNSPKTAQLSPISEAPPEMPASSGSPPPTSNAPKVSTWGPSDHLLPPLGSPLPPDWVTVEGEFVLMLAILPSHLGADLVAAPHARFDDGVVHLCWVRSGISRAALLRILLAMEHGNHFSLGCPHLSYAAARAFRLEPLTPRGVLTVDGELVEYGPMQAQVHPSLATLLTGPAGQKP, via the exons ATGGCCCCACCACCAGCACTGCCACTGGCTTCCAGTACTCCAATCCTGCACGGCGAGTTTGGTTCCTACCCAGCGCATGGCCCCCGGTTTGCTCTCACCCTTACAGTGCAAGCCCTGCACATACAGCGGCTGCGCCCAAAGCCAGAAGCCCGGCCCCGTAATGGCCTAGTCCCTCTGTCAGAGGTCTCAGGCTGTGGCACTCTGCAGAGCCGCAGCCCCTCAGACACTGCAGCCTACTTCTGTGTCTACACCTACCCACGGTGCCGGCGCAGGGGCCGATGCAGAGCTATTCGGACCTTCCGGGCTGATGGCGCGGCCACTTACGAGGAGAACCGTGCAGAAGCCCAGCGCTGGGCTACTGCCCTCATGTGTCTCCTTCGAGGAGTACCTCTGTCTGGGGAGCAGG AAATCACCCCTGAACTGCTGCCCCGGAGGCCAAGGCTGCTTATATTGGTTAATCCTTTTGGGGGGCGGGGCCTGGCCTGGCAGCGCTGTATGGACCACGTGGTGCCCATGATCTCCGAGGCTGGACTGTCCTTTAACCTCATACAGACAG AACGACAGAACCATGCCCGTGAGCTGGTCCAGGGATTGAGCCTCAGTGAGTGGGAAGGCATCGTCACTGTTTCTGGAGATGGGTTGCTTTATGAG GTGCTGAACGGGCTCCTTGATCGTCCAGACTGGAAAGATGCCGTGCGGATGCCCATTGGGGTCCTCCCCTGCGGTTCCGGCAATGCCCTAGCTGGGGCGGTTAACCACCATGGCGG GTTTGAGCCTGCTGTCGGTGTTGACCTGCTGCTCAACTGCTCGCTGCTTCTCTGCCGCGGTGGCAGCAAGCCTCTGGACCTGCTCTCCGTCACGCTAGCCTCAGGATCCCGCTGTTTTTCCTTCCTGTCAGTGGCCTGGGGATTCCTGTCAGATGTGGACATTCACAGCGAGCGTTTCAGGGCCCTGGGCAGTGCTCGATTCACCCTGGGTGCAGTGCTAGGCCTGGCCACATTGCATACCTACCGTGGACGCCTCTCCTACCTCCCCGCTGCCACAGAGCCAGCTTTGCCCATCCCAGGCCATAGCCTGCCTCGAGCCAAGTCAGAACTAGTCttggccccagccccagccccagccgcCACCCACTCGCCCCTACATCGTTCGGTGTCtgacctgcccctgcctctgccccaaccTGCCTTGACCTCCCCTGGCTCTCCTGAACCTCTACCTGGTCTTTCCCTCAATGGTGGTGGTCCAGAACTGACTGGAGACTGGGGGGGAGCTGGAGACGCACCTCTGTCCCCAGACCCACTGCTTCCTTCACCCCCCAATTCTCCCAAAACAGCTCAGCTTTCACCCATCAGTGAAGCACCCCCAGAAATGCCAGCATCCTCAGGGTCCCCGCCTCCCACCTCCAATGCTCCAAAAGTCTCCACCTGGGGCCCATCTGACCACCTGCTGCCTCCCCTGggctctcccctgcccccagacTGGGTGACAGTAGAGGGCGAGTTTGTGCTCATGTTGGCCATCTTGCCCAGCCACCTCGGTGCAGACCTGGTGGCCGCCCCACATGCTCGATTTGATGACGGCGTGGTGCACCTGTGCTGGGTGCGCAGCGGCATTTCACGAGCTGCACTACTGCGTATTTTGCTGGCCATGGAGCACGGAAACCACTTCAGTCTGGGCTGCCCGCACCTGAGCTATGCTGCAGCTCGAGCTTTCCGCCTCGAGCCACTCACGCCTCGTGGCGTGCTCACTGTGGACGGGGAGCTAGTGGAGTACGGGCCAATGCAGGCGCAGGTGCATCCCAGTCTCGCCACGCTGCTCACTGGGCCTGCGGGTCAAAAGCCGTAA
- the Sphk2 gene encoding sphingosine kinase 2 isoform X2, whose protein sequence is MEHRLDQELTTSQGSRSAWDRAEVMAPPPALPLASSTPILHGEFGSYPAHGPRFALTLTVQALHIQRLRPKPEARPRNGLVPLSEVSGCGTLQSRSPSDTAAYFCVYTYPRCRRRGRCRAIRTFRADGAATYEENRAEAQRWATALMCLLRGVPLSGEQEITPELLPRRPRLLILVNPFGGRGLAWQRCMDHVVPMISEAGLSFNLIQTERQNHARELVQGLSLSEWEGIVTVSGDGLLYEVLNGLLDRPDWKDAVRMPIGVLPCGSGNALAGAVNHHGGFEPAVGVDLLLNCSLLLCRGGSKPLDLLSVTLASGSRCFSFLSVAWGFLSDVDIHSERFRALGSARFTLGAVLGLATLHTYRGRLSYLPAATEPALPIPGHSLPRAKSELVLAPAPAPAATHSPLHRSVSDLPLPLPQPALTSPGSPEPLPGLSLNGGGPELTGDWGGAGDAPLSPDPLLPSPPNSPKTAQLSPISEAPPEMPASSGSPPPTSNAPKVSTWGPSDHLLPPLGSPLPPDWVTVEGEFVLMLAILPSHLGADLVAAPHARFDDGVVHLCWVRSGISRAALLRILLAMEHGNHFSLGCPHLSYAAARAFRLEPLTPRGVLTVDGELVEYGPMQAQVHPSLATLLTGPAGQKP, encoded by the exons ATGGAGCAT aGGCTGGACCAGGAGCTGACCACAAGCCAGGGGTCTAGAAGTGCTTGGGACAGAGCTGAAGTCATGGCCCCACCACCAGCACTGCCACTGGCTTCCAGTACTCCAATCCTGCACGGCGAGTTTGGTTCCTACCCAGCGCATGGCCCCCGGTTTGCTCTCACCCTTACAGTGCAAGCCCTGCACATACAGCGGCTGCGCCCAAAGCCAGAAGCCCGGCCCCGTAATGGCCTAGTCCCTCTGTCAGAGGTCTCAGGCTGTGGCACTCTGCAGAGCCGCAGCCCCTCAGACACTGCAGCCTACTTCTGTGTCTACACCTACCCACGGTGCCGGCGCAGGGGCCGATGCAGAGCTATTCGGACCTTCCGGGCTGATGGCGCGGCCACTTACGAGGAGAACCGTGCAGAAGCCCAGCGCTGGGCTACTGCCCTCATGTGTCTCCTTCGAGGAGTACCTCTGTCTGGGGAGCAGG AAATCACCCCTGAACTGCTGCCCCGGAGGCCAAGGCTGCTTATATTGGTTAATCCTTTTGGGGGGCGGGGCCTGGCCTGGCAGCGCTGTATGGACCACGTGGTGCCCATGATCTCCGAGGCTGGACTGTCCTTTAACCTCATACAGACAG AACGACAGAACCATGCCCGTGAGCTGGTCCAGGGATTGAGCCTCAGTGAGTGGGAAGGCATCGTCACTGTTTCTGGAGATGGGTTGCTTTATGAG GTGCTGAACGGGCTCCTTGATCGTCCAGACTGGAAAGATGCCGTGCGGATGCCCATTGGGGTCCTCCCCTGCGGTTCCGGCAATGCCCTAGCTGGGGCGGTTAACCACCATGGCGG GTTTGAGCCTGCTGTCGGTGTTGACCTGCTGCTCAACTGCTCGCTGCTTCTCTGCCGCGGTGGCAGCAAGCCTCTGGACCTGCTCTCCGTCACGCTAGCCTCAGGATCCCGCTGTTTTTCCTTCCTGTCAGTGGCCTGGGGATTCCTGTCAGATGTGGACATTCACAGCGAGCGTTTCAGGGCCCTGGGCAGTGCTCGATTCACCCTGGGTGCAGTGCTAGGCCTGGCCACATTGCATACCTACCGTGGACGCCTCTCCTACCTCCCCGCTGCCACAGAGCCAGCTTTGCCCATCCCAGGCCATAGCCTGCCTCGAGCCAAGTCAGAACTAGTCttggccccagccccagccccagccgcCACCCACTCGCCCCTACATCGTTCGGTGTCtgacctgcccctgcctctgccccaaccTGCCTTGACCTCCCCTGGCTCTCCTGAACCTCTACCTGGTCTTTCCCTCAATGGTGGTGGTCCAGAACTGACTGGAGACTGGGGGGGAGCTGGAGACGCACCTCTGTCCCCAGACCCACTGCTTCCTTCACCCCCCAATTCTCCCAAAACAGCTCAGCTTTCACCCATCAGTGAAGCACCCCCAGAAATGCCAGCATCCTCAGGGTCCCCGCCTCCCACCTCCAATGCTCCAAAAGTCTCCACCTGGGGCCCATCTGACCACCTGCTGCCTCCCCTGggctctcccctgcccccagacTGGGTGACAGTAGAGGGCGAGTTTGTGCTCATGTTGGCCATCTTGCCCAGCCACCTCGGTGCAGACCTGGTGGCCGCCCCACATGCTCGATTTGATGACGGCGTGGTGCACCTGTGCTGGGTGCGCAGCGGCATTTCACGAGCTGCACTACTGCGTATTTTGCTGGCCATGGAGCACGGAAACCACTTCAGTCTGGGCTGCCCGCACCTGAGCTATGCTGCAGCTCGAGCTTTCCGCCTCGAGCCACTCACGCCTCGTGGCGTGCTCACTGTGGACGGGGAGCTAGTGGAGTACGGGCCAATGCAGGCGCAGGTGCATCCCAGTCTCGCCACGCTGCTCACTGGGCCTGCGGGTCAAAAGCCGTAA
- the Sphk2 gene encoding sphingosine kinase 2 isoform X1, with product MWLPSDCSGCHARSLLSVAFFIGRLDQELTTSQGSRSAWDRAEVMAPPPALPLASSTPILHGEFGSYPAHGPRFALTLTVQALHIQRLRPKPEARPRNGLVPLSEVSGCGTLQSRSPSDTAAYFCVYTYPRCRRRGRCRAIRTFRADGAATYEENRAEAQRWATALMCLLRGVPLSGEQEITPELLPRRPRLLILVNPFGGRGLAWQRCMDHVVPMISEAGLSFNLIQTERQNHARELVQGLSLSEWEGIVTVSGDGLLYEVLNGLLDRPDWKDAVRMPIGVLPCGSGNALAGAVNHHGGFEPAVGVDLLLNCSLLLCRGGSKPLDLLSVTLASGSRCFSFLSVAWGFLSDVDIHSERFRALGSARFTLGAVLGLATLHTYRGRLSYLPAATEPALPIPGHSLPRAKSELVLAPAPAPAATHSPLHRSVSDLPLPLPQPALTSPGSPEPLPGLSLNGGGPELTGDWGGAGDAPLSPDPLLPSPPNSPKTAQLSPISEAPPEMPASSGSPPPTSNAPKVSTWGPSDHLLPPLGSPLPPDWVTVEGEFVLMLAILPSHLGADLVAAPHARFDDGVVHLCWVRSGISRAALLRILLAMEHGNHFSLGCPHLSYAAARAFRLEPLTPRGVLTVDGELVEYGPMQAQVHPSLATLLTGPAGQKP from the exons ATGTGGCTGCCCTCTGACTGCTCTGGGTGTCATGCCCGTTCTCTCCTGTCTGTTGCTTTCTTCATTGGG aGGCTGGACCAGGAGCTGACCACAAGCCAGGGGTCTAGAAGTGCTTGGGACAGAGCTGAAGTCATGGCCCCACCACCAGCACTGCCACTGGCTTCCAGTACTCCAATCCTGCACGGCGAGTTTGGTTCCTACCCAGCGCATGGCCCCCGGTTTGCTCTCACCCTTACAGTGCAAGCCCTGCACATACAGCGGCTGCGCCCAAAGCCAGAAGCCCGGCCCCGTAATGGCCTAGTCCCTCTGTCAGAGGTCTCAGGCTGTGGCACTCTGCAGAGCCGCAGCCCCTCAGACACTGCAGCCTACTTCTGTGTCTACACCTACCCACGGTGCCGGCGCAGGGGCCGATGCAGAGCTATTCGGACCTTCCGGGCTGATGGCGCGGCCACTTACGAGGAGAACCGTGCAGAAGCCCAGCGCTGGGCTACTGCCCTCATGTGTCTCCTTCGAGGAGTACCTCTGTCTGGGGAGCAGG AAATCACCCCTGAACTGCTGCCCCGGAGGCCAAGGCTGCTTATATTGGTTAATCCTTTTGGGGGGCGGGGCCTGGCCTGGCAGCGCTGTATGGACCACGTGGTGCCCATGATCTCCGAGGCTGGACTGTCCTTTAACCTCATACAGACAG AACGACAGAACCATGCCCGTGAGCTGGTCCAGGGATTGAGCCTCAGTGAGTGGGAAGGCATCGTCACTGTTTCTGGAGATGGGTTGCTTTATGAG GTGCTGAACGGGCTCCTTGATCGTCCAGACTGGAAAGATGCCGTGCGGATGCCCATTGGGGTCCTCCCCTGCGGTTCCGGCAATGCCCTAGCTGGGGCGGTTAACCACCATGGCGG GTTTGAGCCTGCTGTCGGTGTTGACCTGCTGCTCAACTGCTCGCTGCTTCTCTGCCGCGGTGGCAGCAAGCCTCTGGACCTGCTCTCCGTCACGCTAGCCTCAGGATCCCGCTGTTTTTCCTTCCTGTCAGTGGCCTGGGGATTCCTGTCAGATGTGGACATTCACAGCGAGCGTTTCAGGGCCCTGGGCAGTGCTCGATTCACCCTGGGTGCAGTGCTAGGCCTGGCCACATTGCATACCTACCGTGGACGCCTCTCCTACCTCCCCGCTGCCACAGAGCCAGCTTTGCCCATCCCAGGCCATAGCCTGCCTCGAGCCAAGTCAGAACTAGTCttggccccagccccagccccagccgcCACCCACTCGCCCCTACATCGTTCGGTGTCtgacctgcccctgcctctgccccaaccTGCCTTGACCTCCCCTGGCTCTCCTGAACCTCTACCTGGTCTTTCCCTCAATGGTGGTGGTCCAGAACTGACTGGAGACTGGGGGGGAGCTGGAGACGCACCTCTGTCCCCAGACCCACTGCTTCCTTCACCCCCCAATTCTCCCAAAACAGCTCAGCTTTCACCCATCAGTGAAGCACCCCCAGAAATGCCAGCATCCTCAGGGTCCCCGCCTCCCACCTCCAATGCTCCAAAAGTCTCCACCTGGGGCCCATCTGACCACCTGCTGCCTCCCCTGggctctcccctgcccccagacTGGGTGACAGTAGAGGGCGAGTTTGTGCTCATGTTGGCCATCTTGCCCAGCCACCTCGGTGCAGACCTGGTGGCCGCCCCACATGCTCGATTTGATGACGGCGTGGTGCACCTGTGCTGGGTGCGCAGCGGCATTTCACGAGCTGCACTACTGCGTATTTTGCTGGCCATGGAGCACGGAAACCACTTCAGTCTGGGCTGCCCGCACCTGAGCTATGCTGCAGCTCGAGCTTTCCGCCTCGAGCCACTCACGCCTCGTGGCGTGCTCACTGTGGACGGGGAGCTAGTGGAGTACGGGCCAATGCAGGCGCAGGTGCATCCCAGTCTCGCCACGCTGCTCACTGGGCCTGCGGGTCAAAAGCCGTAA
- the Rpl18 gene encoding 60S ribosomal protein L18, with translation MGVDIRHNKDRKVRRKEPKSQDIYLRLLVKLYRFLARRTNSTFNQVVLKRLFMSRTNRPPLSLSRMIRKMKLPGRENKTAVVVGTVTDDVRILDVPKLKVCALRVSSRARSRILKAGGKILTFDQLALESPKGRGTVLLSGPRKGREVYRHFGKAPGTPHSHTKPYVRSKGRKFERARGRRASRGYKN, from the exons ATG GGTGTTGACATCCGCCACAACAAGGACCGAAAGGTTCGGCGCAAGGAGCCCAAGAGCCAGGACATCTACCTGCGGCTGCTGGTCAAG ctgtACAGGTTTCTGGCCAGGCGAACCAACTCCACCTTCAATCAGGTTGTGCTGAAAAGGTTATTCATGAGTCGCACCAACCGACCACCTCTGTCCCTGTCCCGGATG ATCCGAAAGATGAAGCTTCCTGGCCGAGAAAACAAGACGGCTGTGGTTGTGGGGACGGTCACAGATGACGTGAGGATTCTCGATGTGCCCAAACTGAAG GTGTGTGCACTGCGGGTGAGCAGCCGGGCCCGGAGTCGCATCCTCAAGGCTGGGGGTAAGATCCTCACCTttgaccagctggccttggagtctCCCAAGGGCCGTGGCACTGTGCTCCTGTCTG GACCTCGGAAGGGCCGAGAGGTGTACCGGCATTTTGGCAAGGCCCCAGGAACCCCACACAGCCATACCAA ACCCTATGTCCGCTCCAAGGGCCGGAAGTTTGAACGTGCCAGAGGCAGAAGGGCCAGCCGTGGCTACAAAAACTAA
- the Spaca4 gene encoding sperm acrosome membrane-associated protein 4, giving the protein MVLGWPLLLVLVLCPGATGIKDCVFCELTDSTQCPGTPMRCGDDEDCFIGRGVAQGVGPIINKGCVHSTSCGREEPISYMGLTYSLTTTCCSGHLCNGGAASATGPASLALGLQLFLGLLPRLQYWLW; this is encoded by the coding sequence ATGGTCCTTGGCTGGCCACTGCTTCTGGTGTTGGTCCTGTGCCCAGGTGCGACAGGCATCAAGGACTGCGTCTTCTGTGAGCTGACTGACTCCACTCAGTGCCCAGGCACACCCATGCGCTGTGGGGACGACGAGGACTGCTTCATAGGCCGCGGAGTAGCGCAGGGTGTGGGGCCCATCATCAACAAAGGCTGCGTGCACTCCACTAGCTGTGGCCGCGAGGAGCCCATCAGCTACATGGGCCTCACGTACAGCCTTACCACCACCTGCTGCTCCGGCCACCTTTGCAATGGGGGTGCTGCTTCCGCCACGGGACCTGCCAGCCTGGCGCTGGGTCTGCAGCTGTTCCTGGGCCTGTTACCGCGGCTTCAATACTGGCTGTGGTGA